Proteins found in one Nitrosopumilus maritimus SCM1 genomic segment:
- a CDS encoding transketolase family protein — MNEPVMTDMRSEYSKSLIQLGKENPNVVVLGADTTDSLKTSGFGKEFPNRFFNVGIAEANLVTTSAGLAVSGKIPFASTYAIFLPGRAVDQIRNNVAYPSPPGKKGLNVKFVVSHGGLSVGPDGGSHQQIEDIGIMRVIPNFRVFIPADTIAVSKLTSLMANEYGPFYMRMARSKTPLVHSDSQNFETGKAITLRDGSDCTIAACGITVRMALEAAESLQQEGISCRVLDMFSIKPIDNATLEKAARETGCIVTAEEHNIVGGMGSAVAESVSESYPVPIKRIGAQDMFGESARDKEIPLLLEKHGITSFNMVKQVKEVRSKKL; from the coding sequence TTGAATGAACCAGTAATGACTGACATGCGTTCAGAATATTCAAAATCTCTGATTCAACTTGGAAAAGAGAATCCAAATGTTGTTGTATTGGGAGCTGATACTACTGATTCATTAAAAACATCTGGTTTTGGAAAAGAATTTCCAAATAGATTTTTTAATGTTGGAATTGCTGAAGCAAATCTTGTTACAACTTCTGCCGGCTTGGCAGTATCTGGAAAAATACCTTTTGCAAGTACATATGCTATATTTCTACCAGGAAGAGCAGTTGATCAAATCCGAAACAATGTGGCGTATCCTTCCCCACCTGGAAAAAAAGGTCTTAATGTAAAATTTGTTGTTTCTCATGGAGGACTTTCAGTTGGACCTGATGGTGGTTCACACCAACAAATTGAGGACATTGGAATAATGAGAGTTATCCCAAATTTCCGAGTATTCATTCCTGCAGATACAATTGCAGTTTCTAAACTAACTTCTTTGATGGCAAATGAATATGGACCATTTTACATGAGAATGGCAAGATCCAAAACACCTTTGGTTCATTCAGATTCTCAAAACTTTGAAACTGGAAAAGCAATAACCTTGAGAGACGGTTCTGATTGTACAATTGCTGCTTGTGGAATCACTGTGAGAATGGCATTGGAAGCTGCTGAATCACTCCAACAAGAGGGAATTTCTTGTAGAGTATTGGATATGTTTTCTATAAAACCAATTGATAATGCAACTTTAGAAAAAGCTGCTCGTGAAACTGGATGTATTGTTACTGCAGAAGAGCATAATATTGTAGGTGGAATGGGTTCTGCAGTCGCAGAATCTGTTTCTGAATCATATCCTGTACCCATAAAGAGAATTGGTGCTCAAGATATGTTTGGTGAATCTGCCCGAGACAAAGAGATTCCTTTACTTTTAGAAAAGCATGGAATAACATCTTTTAATATGGTAAAACAAGTCAAAGAAGTTAGGAGCAAAAAATTATGA
- the fsa gene encoding fructose-6-phosphate aldolase codes for MKIFLDTANLESIKKFNDMGLLDGITTNPSLMSKEKGNPKDAMEEITKIIKGDVSLEVVSTDFSGMVDEGKRLRQYGDNVVVKVPMTPDGLKACKSLSSEGIPVNVTLVFSPNQALLAAKSGAKYVSPFIGRLDDIGQDGMNLIQDIKDIFKNYPHLKTEILVASVRHPMHVVEAAKIGADVVTLPPGVLDKMLQHPLTKIGLENFLKDWEKVKAENPDIKI; via the coding sequence ATGAAAATATTTCTTGATACTGCCAATTTAGAATCAATAAAAAAATTCAATGACATGGGATTACTTGATGGAATCACTACAAACCCATCTCTTATGTCTAAAGAAAAAGGTAATCCTAAAGATGCAATGGAAGAGATTACAAAAATCATCAAAGGTGATGTGAGTCTAGAAGTTGTCAGCACTGATTTTTCTGGAATGGTTGATGAAGGAAAACGACTACGTCAATATGGTGACAATGTTGTTGTTAAAGTTCCTATGACTCCTGATGGCTTGAAAGCTTGTAAATCACTTTCATCTGAAGGTATTCCTGTAAATGTGACATTAGTTTTTTCACCAAACCAAGCTCTACTTGCTGCAAAATCTGGCGCAAAATATGTTAGCCCATTTATTGGAAGATTAGATGATATTGGTCAAGATGGTATGAATCTGATTCAAGATATTAAAGATATTTTCAAAAACTACCCTCATCTAAAAACCGAAATTCTGGTTGCAAGTGTACGTCACCCAATGCATGTAGTTGAAGCTGCAAAAATTGGAGCTGATGTGGTGACTTTACCTCCTGGAGTTTTAGATAAAATGCTTCAACATCCATTGACAAAAATTGGTTTAGAAAATTTCCTCAAAGATTGGGAAAAAGTCAAAGCTGAAAATCCTGATATCAAAATCTAA